The Streptomyces kanamyceticus genome window below encodes:
- the rsmH gene encoding 16S rRNA (cytosine(1402)-N(4))-methyltransferase RsmH, whose protein sequence is MQGREALPNKGGGGRREGDNSRHVPVMLQRCLDMLAPALAEPGAVVVDCTLGLGGHSEALLATFPSARLIALDRDKEALRLSGERLAPYGDRATLVHAVYDELPDVLERLDVPRVQGVLFDLGVSSMQLDEADRGFAYAQDAPLDMRMDQTTGISAADVLNTYAPGELVRILRQYGEEKQAKRIVSAVVREREKEPFSNSARLVELIRDSLPQAAKRTGGNPSKRTFQALRIEVNGELSVLEQAIPAAVKTLAVGGRIAVLSYHSLEDRLVKQVFAAGAANTAPPGLPVVPERYQPRLKLLTRGAELPTEEEVAENRRAAPARLRGAQRVREDVG, encoded by the coding sequence ATGCAAGGGCGCGAAGCGCTTCCGAACAAGGGCGGTGGCGGGCGACGGGAGGGCGACAACAGCCGACACGTCCCGGTGATGCTCCAGCGGTGCCTGGACATGTTGGCCCCCGCCCTCGCCGAGCCCGGAGCGGTCGTCGTCGACTGCACCCTCGGCCTCGGCGGCCACAGCGAGGCCCTCCTCGCCACCTTCCCCTCGGCCCGCCTCATCGCCCTCGACCGCGACAAGGAAGCGCTGCGCCTGTCCGGCGAGCGCCTCGCGCCCTACGGCGACCGGGCCACCCTGGTGCACGCGGTCTACGACGAACTCCCCGACGTACTGGAGCGCCTGGACGTCCCGCGCGTGCAGGGCGTCCTCTTCGACCTCGGTGTCTCCTCCATGCAACTGGACGAGGCGGACCGGGGATTCGCGTACGCCCAGGACGCGCCCCTGGACATGCGCATGGACCAGACGACCGGCATCAGCGCGGCCGACGTCCTCAACACCTACGCCCCGGGCGAACTGGTGCGGATCCTGCGGCAGTACGGCGAGGAGAAGCAGGCCAAGCGCATCGTGAGCGCCGTCGTGCGCGAGCGCGAGAAGGAGCCGTTCAGCAACAGCGCGCGGCTCGTCGAACTCATCCGCGACTCCCTGCCGCAGGCCGCCAAGCGCACCGGCGGCAACCCGTCCAAGCGCACCTTCCAGGCCCTGCGCATCGAGGTCAACGGCGAACTGAGCGTCCTGGAGCAGGCCATTCCGGCGGCCGTGAAGACCCTCGCCGTCGGCGGCAGGATCGCCGTCCTGTCGTACCACTCCCTTGAGGACCGCCTGGTCAAGCAGGTGTTCGCGGCCGGTGCCGCGAACACGGCGCCGCCCGGACTGCCCGTCGTCCCCGAGCGCTACCAGCCGCGACTCAAGCTCCTCACCCGAGGCGCCGAACTTCCCACCGAGGAAGAGGTCGCGGAGAACCGCAGAGCGGCCCCCGCGCGGCTGCGGGGTGCCCAGCGCGTCCGCGAGGACGTCGGCTGA
- a CDS encoding septum formation initiator family protein, giving the protein MSKKPELRGRAARLARLLPQGPSQAARTPFVLLVVLLLGGGLITLLILNSSLNEGSFQLSELKKETKDLTEEEQELQRDVDGYAEPDALQRRARELGMVPGGDPAFLDPDGTVRGIPGAAALPSALQRPDPRPQEVASPPASVSVPPAAPKPAAPQPVARPAAPPPTPEQAAKPGPTTTSGR; this is encoded by the coding sequence ATGAGCAAGAAGCCCGAGCTGCGGGGGAGGGCCGCCCGCCTCGCGCGGCTGCTGCCCCAGGGTCCGAGCCAGGCCGCGCGCACCCCCTTCGTGCTTCTTGTCGTCCTGCTCCTGGGCGGCGGACTGATCACCCTCCTCATCCTGAACTCCTCGCTCAACGAAGGCTCGTTCCAGCTGAGCGAGCTCAAGAAGGAGACCAAGGACCTCACCGAGGAGGAACAGGAGCTCCAGCGCGACGTGGACGGCTATGCCGAACCGGACGCCCTGCAGCGCCGCGCCCGCGAGCTCGGCATGGTCCCCGGCGGCGACCCGGCCTTCCTCGACCCGGACGGGACCGTGCGCGGCATCCCCGGCGCCGCCGCCCTGCCCTCCGCGCTGCAGCGCCCCGATCCGCGCCCGCAGGAGGTGGCATCGCCGCCCGCCTCGGTCTCGGTGCCACCCGCCGCTCCCAAGCCCGCCGCGCCCCAGCCGGTCGCGCGCCCCGCCGCTCCACCGCCCACGCCCGAGCAGGCCGCGAAGCCCGGCCCCACGACGACATCCGGCAGGTGA
- a CDS encoding peptidoglycan D,D-transpeptidase FtsI family protein yields MTDRQPPRRKVPGPARPARPGAPRRPGQGGSRPAARRPASAKARTIRLGSPRPRLRMVSLGLTLVMLAFVVRLLQVQAVDANAYAAKAEKNRYFTHTLAAERGRITDRGGVELAASVDAYDITADPTLFTPKEMKVKDAPEQAAALLAPILGKDAAEITKKLKTPDTRYVLLARRQTPQVWKQIKDLRGALAEKAGTDPSSPNVLAGILADPSSKRVYPNHDLAAGILGWVNADGKGAGGLEQQLNKQLAGEDGKIKYAQSGGRQVPTAGSTETPAVPGSDVELTIDRDIQWAAQDAITEQVKKSKADRGYVMVQDTRTGEVLAMANAPGFDPNDLSQANGAALGNAALQDAYEPGSTSKVMSMAAVLEENAATPGTHVTVPNRLHRGDRLFQDDIDHPTWHLTLNGVLAKSSNIGTILATGEMGKTQRESNEILYSYLRKFGIGKETGLDFPGETPGILAPPQKWSTSQQFTIPFGQGLSINAMQATSVYQTIANGGVRIEPTLVRGTKGPDGRFTPAPKPKKTRIVSDKTARTVSKMLESVVDDVEGTGNSARIPGYRVAGKTGTANRVDPETGRYKGYTSSFAGFAPADKPRIAVYCAIQNATKGSYFGGQICGPIYKKVMQFSLKTLQEPPTGKGPARLPVTFKPGD; encoded by the coding sequence GTGACGGACCGCCAACCCCCGCGGCGCAAGGTGCCGGGGCCCGCGAGGCCCGCGCGTCCCGGTGCCCCCCGGCGCCCGGGGCAGGGCGGCTCCCGCCCCGCCGCGCGCCGCCCCGCGTCCGCCAAGGCCCGCACCATCCGCCTGGGCAGCCCGCGGCCCCGCCTGCGCATGGTCAGCCTCGGCCTGACGCTGGTGATGCTGGCCTTCGTCGTACGGCTGCTCCAGGTGCAGGCGGTCGACGCGAACGCGTACGCGGCCAAGGCCGAGAAGAACCGCTACTTCACGCACACCCTGGCCGCCGAGCGCGGCCGCATCACCGACCGCGGCGGCGTCGAGCTGGCCGCCAGCGTGGACGCGTACGACATCACGGCCGACCCCACGCTGTTCACGCCGAAGGAGATGAAGGTCAAGGACGCGCCCGAACAGGCCGCCGCGCTCCTCGCCCCCATCCTCGGCAAGGACGCCGCCGAGATCACCAAGAAGCTGAAGACCCCCGACACGCGCTACGTGCTGCTCGCCCGCCGCCAGACCCCCCAGGTCTGGAAGCAGATCAAGGACCTGCGCGGCGCGCTCGCCGAGAAGGCGGGCACCGACCCGAGCTCGCCGAACGTGCTGGCGGGCATCCTCGCCGACCCGAGCAGCAAGCGGGTCTACCCCAACCACGACCTGGCCGCCGGGATACTGGGCTGGGTCAACGCCGACGGCAAGGGCGCGGGCGGCCTGGAGCAGCAGCTCAACAAGCAGCTCGCGGGCGAGGACGGCAAGATCAAGTACGCGCAGTCAGGCGGCCGCCAGGTGCCGACCGCGGGCAGCACGGAGACCCCCGCCGTGCCCGGCTCCGACGTCGAGCTCACCATCGACCGCGACATCCAGTGGGCCGCGCAGGACGCCATCACCGAGCAGGTGAAGAAGTCCAAGGCCGACCGCGGCTACGTGATGGTGCAGGACACCAGGACCGGCGAGGTCCTCGCGATGGCGAACGCCCCCGGCTTTGACCCCAACGACCTCTCCCAGGCCAACGGCGCGGCCCTGGGCAACGCGGCCCTCCAGGACGCGTACGAGCCGGGCTCCACCTCCAAGGTCATGTCGATGGCCGCCGTCCTGGAGGAGAACGCGGCCACGCCCGGCACCCACGTCACCGTGCCCAACCGGCTGCACCGCGGCGACCGGCTGTTCCAGGACGACATCGACCACCCCACCTGGCACCTGACGCTCAACGGAGTGCTCGCCAAGTCCAGCAACATCGGCACGATCCTCGCCACCGGTGAGATGGGCAAGACGCAGCGGGAGTCCAACGAGATCCTCTACTCGTACCTGCGCAAGTTCGGCATCGGCAAGGAGACCGGGCTCGACTTCCCCGGCGAGACCCCCGGCATCCTCGCGCCTCCCCAGAAGTGGTCCACTTCGCAGCAGTTCACGATCCCGTTCGGCCAGGGCCTGTCGATCAACGCCATGCAGGCGACCTCGGTCTACCAGACCATCGCCAACGGAGGCGTCCGCATCGAGCCCACGCTCGTCCGCGGCACCAAGGGCCCCGACGGCCGATTCACGCCCGCGCCCAAGCCGAAGAAGACCCGGATCGTGAGCGACAAGACCGCGCGCACGGTCTCCAAGATGCTGGAGTCCGTCGTCGACGACGTGGAGGGCACCGGAAACTCCGCCCGGATCCCCGGCTACCGCGTCGCGGGCAAGACGGGTACGGCCAACCGGGTCGATCCGGAGACGGGCCGCTACAAGGGCTACACCTCGTCGTTCGCCGGTTTCGCACCCGCCGACAAGCCGCGCATCGCCGTCTACTGCGCCATCCAGAACGCCACCAAGGGCAGCTACTTCGGCGGCCAGATCTGCGGTCCCATCTACAAGAAGGTCATGCAGTTCTCCCTGAAGACCCTCCAGGAGCCCCCCACCGGAAAGGGCCCGGCCCGCCTCCCCGTCACCTTCAAACCCGGTGACTGA
- a CDS encoding UDP-N-acetylmuramoyl-L-alanyl-D-glutamate--2,6-diaminopimelate ligase, with product MTTITPDPGNRPPPHRPPTRLPPPPLPDRATRRPLPFGPQAGAPGTLTAVPHADQSQTTQKGVPVTYPGPPRPVQVSPTSLTELGSQLGVAVEGDAEITGITHDSRAVRPGDVYAALPGARMHGADFVAQAADLGAGAILTDPTGAERAAATGLPVLVVADPRGSMGELAATVYGHPGRDLLQIGITGTSGKTTTAYLVEGGLKGLRATGLIGTVEMRIGDERIKSERTTPEATDLQALFAVMRERGVEAVAMEVSSHALVLGRVDGCVFDVAVFNNLSPEHMEFHSDMDDYFQAKAQLFTQRRSRVGVVNFDDEYGRRLITESEVPVTTFSAEGHPDADWRAEDVEVGPLDSTFVAVGPKGERITAKSPLAGPFNVANTLAAIVSLAVAGIDPQQAADGVAAVPGVPGRLERIDAGQPYLAVVDYAHKTDAVESVLRALRKVTEGKLHIVLGCGGDRDKTKRMPMGAAAARLSDTAVLTSDNPRGEDPLAILATMLAGAADVPAHERAEVAVFEDRAAAIRAAVAHAGPGDTVLVAGKGHEQGQDIAGVVRPFDDRQVLREAIQQTQG from the coding sequence GTGACAACGATCACCCCGGACCCGGGGAACCGCCCCCCGCCACACCGCCCGCCCACCCGTCTCCCACCACCACCCTTGCCCGACCGCGCTACGCGCAGACCCCTCCCTTTTGGCCCTCAAGCGGGTGCGCCCGGTACGCTCACCGCCGTGCCACACGCTGATCAGTCCCAAACCACCCAGAAGGGCGTTCCCGTGACATATCCGGGGCCGCCGCGGCCGGTCCAGGTCTCCCCGACCTCACTGACGGAGCTCGGGAGCCAGCTGGGCGTCGCCGTCGAGGGCGACGCGGAGATCACCGGCATCACGCACGACTCCCGAGCGGTCCGCCCCGGCGACGTCTACGCGGCGCTGCCCGGCGCGCGGATGCACGGCGCCGACTTCGTCGCCCAGGCCGCCGACCTCGGTGCGGGAGCGATCCTCACCGACCCGACCGGCGCCGAGCGCGCCGCCGCGACCGGCCTGCCCGTCCTGGTCGTCGCCGACCCGCGCGGCAGCATGGGCGAGCTCGCGGCGACGGTCTACGGCCACCCCGGCCGCGACCTCCTCCAGATCGGCATCACGGGTACGTCGGGCAAGACCACCACCGCGTACCTCGTCGAGGGCGGGCTCAAGGGCCTGCGCGCGACCGGCCTCATCGGCACGGTCGAGATGCGCATCGGCGACGAGCGCATCAAGTCGGAGCGCACGACCCCCGAAGCCACCGACCTGCAGGCGCTGTTCGCGGTGATGCGCGAGCGCGGCGTCGAAGCGGTCGCCATGGAGGTCTCCAGCCACGCCCTGGTGCTCGGCCGTGTGGACGGCTGCGTCTTCGACGTCGCCGTCTTCAACAACCTGAGCCCGGAGCACATGGAGTTCCACTCCGACATGGATGACTACTTCCAGGCCAAGGCGCAGCTGTTCACCCAGCGGCGCTCCCGGGTCGGTGTGGTCAATTTCGACGACGAGTACGGCCGCAGGCTCATCACCGAGTCCGAGGTCCCCGTCACCACGTTCTCCGCGGAGGGCCACCCGGACGCCGACTGGCGCGCCGAGGACGTCGAGGTCGGGCCGCTCGACTCGACGTTCGTCGCGGTCGGCCCCAAGGGCGAGCGGATCACCGCCAAGTCCCCGCTCGCGGGCCCCTTCAACGTCGCCAACACGCTCGCCGCGATCGTCTCGCTCGCCGTCGCGGGCATCGACCCGCAGCAGGCCGCCGACGGCGTCGCCGCGGTGCCCGGCGTACCGGGCCGCCTGGAGCGCATCGACGCGGGCCAGCCCTACCTGGCGGTCGTCGACTACGCCCACAAGACGGACGCTGTCGAATCGGTCCTGCGCGCGCTGCGCAAGGTCACCGAGGGCAAGCTGCACATCGTGCTCGGCTGCGGCGGCGACCGGGACAAGACCAAGCGGATGCCGATGGGCGCGGCCGCGGCCCGCCTCTCCGACACCGCCGTACTGACCTCCGACAACCCCCGCGGCGAGGATCCCCTCGCGATCCTCGCCACGATGCTCGCGGGCGCCGCCGACGTGCCGGCCCACGAGCGCGCCGAGGTCGCCGTCTTCGAGGACCGTGCCGCGGCCATCCGCGCGGCCGTCGCCCACGCGGGACCGGGCGACACCGTCCTGGTCGCGGGCAAGGGCCACGAGCAGGGACAGGACATCGCCGGGGTGGTGCGTCCCTTCGACGACCGCCAGGTGCTTCGCGAAGCTATCCAGCAAACCCAGGGATGA